Proteins from a single region of Primulina tabacum isolate GXHZ01 chromosome 5, ASM2559414v2, whole genome shotgun sequence:
- the LOC142546029 gene encoding protein TIFY 10B-like codes for MGSSKIVDSGKLDGGRSNFSKTCGLLSQYLKEKGSFGDLTLGLAQKFESSGASAAAVTGTMNLFPMMEKSGETQLPAGEEEAQKKSDLSGTKSGAETAQMTIFYGGQVLVFDDFPADKVGEIMSLANKSSGTQNHHHSSAFAPPFTTQIPSERALMPPLASDLPMARRNSLARFLEKRKDRIKEKAPYQEIKPESAMRFQV; via the exons ATGGGATCGTCGAAGATCGTGGATTCCGGTAAGCTGGACGGCGGCAGGTCCAACTTCTCCAAGACTTGCGGCCTCTTGAGCCAATACCTGAAGGAGAAGGGTAGCTTCGGAGATCTTACTCTCGGGTTAGCTCAGAAATTCGAATCCTCTg GGGCTTCGGCTGCTGCTGTGACTGGGACGATGAATTTGTTCCCGATGATGGAGAAATCTGGAGAGACCCAGCTTCCTGCCGGTGAAGAAGAAGCCCAGAAGAAGTCTGATCTGAG CGGTACAAAATCCGGCGCGGAAACTGCCCAGATGACGATATTCTACGGCGGCCAAGTGCTCGTGTTCGATGATTTCCCGGCGGATAAGGTCGGTGAAATCATGTCGTTGGCTAACAAGTCCAGCGGCACCCAGAACCACCATCACTCCTCCGCCTTCGCTCCGCCCTTCACGACTCAGATCCCTTCGGAGCGTGCTCTCATGCCGCCTCTTGCCTCCGATTTACCGATGGCGAGGCGAAACTCACTGGCCCGGTTCCTGGAGAAGAGGAAAGACAG AATCAAAGAGAAGGCGCCGTACCAAGAAATCAAACCGGAATCGGCTATGAGGTTTCAAGTCTAA